The proteins below are encoded in one region of Pomacea canaliculata isolate SZHN2017 linkage group LG7, ASM307304v1, whole genome shotgun sequence:
- the LOC112569002 gene encoding ficolin-2-like: MEYSESGIKGHILAIQDGTNLKNCKNLCVSTDHCLTFDFRDTGGRCVLHDVTSREAVSGWFPLTSTGWTHYQRTCLKSAASYPGPAWDNSSCTQDTDCPDPFSLCSSGRCLCALGAISSEQEVTCRAAESCGEWQKAGAKSGAHFIRLKDKKETSRVWCDMDSSGGGWLVFQRRRDGSVDFYRNWTQYEDGFGDVTGEFWLGLSRLHTLTKGRPTRLRVDLGEKNGHLHYAEYSTFRVDGPETNYTLTVSGYSGSAGDSLEFHNSQSFSTYDRDSDKRSTVNCAAKYHGAWWFSSGCHVSNLNGRYKADGALVGDGIVWYHAHGDYRSFNFSEIKVQPL; encoded by the exons ATGGAGTATTCTGAAAGCGGAATAAAAGGACATATTCTCGCCATTCAAGATGGAACAAACCTGAAAAATTGCAAGAACCTGTGTGTCAGTACTGATCATTGCTTAACCTTTGACTTTAGAG ACACAGGAGGGCGCTGTGTGCTTCAtgacgtgacgtcacgtgaggcTGTGTCAGGATGGTTTCCTCTGACTAGTACAGGGTGGACTCACTACCAGAGAACTTGCCTGAAGTCAGCCGCCTCCTACCCGGGTCCAGCCTGGGACAACTCGTCTTGTACCCAAGACACGGACTGTCCTGACCCATTCAGCCTCTGTTCGTCGGGCAGGTGTCTGTGTGCACTGGGCGCCATTTCTTCTGAACAGGAAGTCACGTGTCGTGCTGCAG AGTCGTGCGGCGAATGGCAGAAAGCAGGAGCCAAGTCTGGTGCGCACTTCATTCGACTGAAAGACAAGAAGGAGACGAGtagagtgtggtgtgacatggactccaGTGGCGGAGGTTGGCTG gtgttccagagacgtcgTGACGGGTCAGTGgacttctacaggaactggacTCAGTATGAAGACggctttggtgacgtcacaggggagttctggctgg GTTTATCAAGGCTTCACACCCTGACCAAAGGGAGACCCACCCGACTGCGTGTAGACCTTGGAGAGAAGAACGGACATCTTCACTACGCTGAGTACTCGACATTCAGGGTGgacggtcctgagacaaactacacactgaccgtgtccggctactcgggtAGCGCGG GGGACAGCTTAGAGTTTCACAACAGCCAGAGTTTTTCAACCTATGACCGAGACAGCGACAAGCGCTCTACTGTCAACTGTGCCGCTAAATATCACGGCGCCTGGTGGTTCTCGAGCGGGTGTCACGTGTCTAACCTCAACGGCCGATACAAGGCTGACGGCGCGCTGGTTGGTGACGGCATCGTCTGGTACCACGCCCACGGTGACTATAGGAGCTTCAACTTCAGCGAGATCAAAGTACAACCACTGTAA